In one window of Deinobacterium chartae DNA:
- a CDS encoding metal ABC transporter substrate-binding protein: MKPILVLAALLGTGAALAKPNVVVSFQPYYTVVSDIAGNRANVSLILKPGVSPHTFDPTPRDIKTIASANLAFMNGAGIDEWLATLVKSSGSKARVVEFAERLEYTPLESMDHGEHDHDHDHDHDHDHENHDPHIWLDASIMAKAALLIGNELAKTDPANAAFYRANAKKENAKLLALHAELKKALAPIKNTSIVTFHGAWPYWSAAYGPKIAAAVEPFPGKEPSARYVKEVVDIIRARKVKAVFAEPTLPEAPARTIAESAGAKLGVLIPEGSPKVADYYAMMRANKNELLRLLK; this comes from the coding sequence ATGAAACCCATCCTCGTTCTCGCGGCCCTGCTGGGCACCGGGGCCGCCCTGGCCAAACCGAACGTTGTCGTCAGCTTCCAGCCGTACTACACGGTGGTCTCGGACATCGCCGGGAACCGCGCCAACGTCTCGCTGATCCTCAAGCCCGGGGTCAGCCCGCACACCTTTGACCCCACCCCGCGCGACATCAAGACCATCGCCTCGGCCAACCTCGCTTTCATGAACGGCGCGGGCATCGACGAGTGGCTCGCCACCCTGGTGAAGTCGAGCGGCAGCAAGGCCCGCGTGGTGGAGTTCGCAGAGCGCCTCGAGTACACGCCCCTCGAGTCCATGGACCACGGCGAGCACGACCACGACCACGACCACGACCACGACCACGACCACGAGAACCACGACCCGCACATCTGGCTCGACGCCTCGATCATGGCCAAGGCGGCCCTCTTGATCGGGAACGAGCTGGCCAAAACCGACCCGGCCAACGCCGCCTTTTACCGGGCGAACGCCAAGAAGGAAAACGCCAAACTGCTCGCCCTGCACGCCGAGCTGAAAAAGGCCCTGGCTCCCATCAAGAACACCTCCATCGTGACCTTCCACGGTGCCTGGCCCTACTGGTCGGCGGCCTACGGCCCCAAGATCGCAGCGGCGGTCGAGCCGTTTCCCGGCAAGGAACCCTCGGCCCGCTACGTCAAGGAAGTGGTCGACATCATCCGCGCACGCAAGGTGAAAGCCGTGTTCGCCGAGCCCACCTTGCCCGAAGCTCCGGCGCGCACCATCGCCGAGAGTGCCGGTGCCAAGCTGGGCGTCCTGATTCCCGAGGGCAGCCCCAAGGTGGCGGACTACTACGCCATGATGCGCGCCAACAAGAACGAGCTGCTGCGCCTGCTCAAGTAG
- a CDS encoding GTP-binding protein, translating into MTSPSPIPITVLCGFLGAGKTTLLNHILANTEGKRVAVIVNEFGAVNVDASLVVKTDEKTIELSNGCICCTLRGDLLEAVDHLLRERELDHILIESTGIGEPLPIAQGFCLTPEDLELEPGIPNLVGRVQVDAMITVVDAAQFFELWNRSETIDGDDFGRGFGELLAEQIEFADIVVLNKTDLADPGNLGRLRDLVRITNPRARLLETQHGRVAASEVLGVGLFDFEALSQMDAWMEELEKEHTPESEEYGLSTWVYRSHVPFDPARLESLLQRGLPRNIVRSKGWVHLEGRTEATLWNHTGRLLALEAAGQWYDPAQAFTELVFIGTDLNGQALEAFLEKALAKEQA; encoded by the coding sequence GTGACTTCGCCTTCTCCCATCCCCATCACAGTGCTCTGCGGCTTCCTGGGAGCCGGCAAGACCACGCTGCTCAACCACATCCTCGCCAACACCGAGGGCAAGCGCGTCGCCGTAATCGTCAACGAGTTCGGCGCCGTGAACGTGGACGCCTCGCTGGTCGTCAAGACCGACGAAAAAACCATCGAGCTCTCCAACGGCTGCATCTGCTGCACGCTGCGCGGCGACCTGCTCGAGGCGGTAGACCACCTGCTGCGCGAGCGCGAACTCGACCACATCCTGATCGAATCGACCGGCATCGGAGAACCGCTCCCCATCGCCCAGGGCTTCTGCCTCACCCCCGAAGACCTCGAGCTGGAACCGGGCATTCCCAACCTGGTCGGCCGGGTGCAGGTGGATGCTATGATCACGGTGGTGGACGCCGCACAGTTCTTTGAACTGTGGAACCGCAGCGAAACCATCGACGGCGACGACTTCGGGCGCGGCTTTGGCGAACTGCTGGCCGAACAGATCGAGTTCGCCGACATCGTGGTCCTCAACAAGACCGATCTGGCCGACCCGGGCAACCTCGGCCGTCTGCGCGACCTGGTACGCATCACCAACCCGCGCGCGCGGCTGCTCGAAACCCAGCATGGCCGGGTCGCGGCGAGCGAGGTGCTGGGCGTGGGCCTCTTCGACTTCGAGGCCCTCAGCCAGATGGACGCCTGGATGGAGGAGCTGGAAAAGGAACACACCCCCGAAAGCGAAGAATACGGCCTCTCGACCTGGGTGTACCGCTCGCACGTCCCCTTTGACCCCGCCCGCCTTGAAAGCCTGCTGCAGCGCGGACTGCCGCGCAACATCGTGCGCTCCAAGGGCTGGGTTCACCTCGAGGGCCGCACGGAAGCCACACTGTGGAACCACACCGGACGCCTGCTGGCCCTCGAGGCTGCCGGGCAGTGGTACGACCCCGCGCAGGCCTTTACCGAACTCGTCTTTATCGGCACCGACTTAAACGGCCAGGCCTTGGAGGCCTTCCTCGAAAAGGCGCTGGCCAAGGAGCAAGCATGA
- a CDS encoding FKBP-type peptidyl-prolyl cis-trans isomerase, with product MESSLIHSRSVIKLRYAPDGQPERTTTVLMGHAHDLPLGLEAQLVGHRAGDRFEVSLEGPAFDPALVQVVPRAAFDRLPEAGTLLYTQDEQGRPLAVRVLGVLEAGVEVDANPENAGTRQRVRVEIVSVRDAQPDELEHGHVHGEGGVHH from the coding sequence ATGGAATCCAGTCTGATTCATTCCCGTTCGGTCATCAAGCTGCGCTACGCCCCGGACGGTCAGCCCGAACGTACCACCACCGTGCTGATGGGGCACGCCCATGACCTCCCCCTCGGCCTTGAGGCCCAACTGGTCGGCCACCGCGCGGGCGACCGTTTCGAGGTCAGCCTCGAGGGGCCCGCCTTTGACCCGGCCCTGGTGCAAGTCGTTCCCCGGGCGGCCTTTGACCGGCTTCCCGAGGCGGGCACCCTGTTATACACCCAAGACGAGCAGGGCCGTCCGCTGGCCGTACGGGTGCTGGGCGTGCTCGAGGCGGGCGTGGAGGTAGACGCCAACCCGGAAAACGCCGGAACGCGCCAGCGGGTCCGGGTCGAGATCGTGTCGGTGCGCGACGCCCAGCCGGACGAACTCGAACACGGCCACGTCCACGGCGAGGGCGGCGTACACCACTGA
- a CDS encoding CobW family GTP-binding protein: MFKFRQRIPVTVIGGFLGSGKTTLVNHLIYSGTHRYGVIVNEFGDLGIDGALIENLEEGGITELQGGCLCCVGREDLVQALVKLGLRDTPPEYVLIELSGLADPVPVLQTLLDPQVRTVFEIDGLVTVVDARNFFSTLQQNLESALQLAYASTVVINKVDLVDAELVAAVSDAVRQLSPLARVVTSHRSQVDPAALVGLRAFDPQWQPDDAHGHRHTEGVTSFVLEAHSPLDIMKWQWFLQQRILERPGDVLRVKGFLALEGIPERVLFQAVRDVFSAERQEQPHAGQSQLVVIGRGLDPAEYHAAFEDCARPVSEAGRGAKR, translated from the coding sequence ATGTTCAAATTCAGGCAGCGTATCCCGGTCACGGTCATCGGCGGGTTTCTGGGATCCGGCAAAACCACGCTGGTCAACCACCTCATTTACAGCGGCACCCACCGCTACGGCGTGATCGTCAACGAATTCGGGGACCTGGGCATCGACGGAGCCCTGATCGAAAACCTGGAAGAGGGCGGAATCACCGAGCTCCAGGGCGGTTGTCTGTGCTGTGTGGGCCGCGAGGACCTGGTGCAGGCCCTGGTGAAGCTCGGTCTGCGCGACACCCCGCCCGAATACGTACTGATCGAGCTCTCGGGGCTGGCCGATCCGGTGCCGGTGTTGCAGACCCTGCTCGACCCGCAGGTTCGCACGGTCTTCGAGATCGACGGCCTGGTGACCGTGGTGGACGCGCGCAATTTCTTCTCCACCTTGCAACAGAACCTCGAGAGCGCCCTGCAGCTGGCCTATGCCAGCACCGTGGTGATCAACAAGGTTGATCTGGTCGATGCCGAACTGGTCGCTGCCGTCAGCGATGCGGTCCGTCAGCTCAGCCCGCTGGCACGGGTGGTCACGTCGCACCGCTCGCAGGTGGATCCGGCCGCGCTGGTCGGCTTGCGAGCGTTTGACCCGCAGTGGCAGCCGGATGACGCGCACGGGCACCGGCACACCGAAGGCGTGACCTCGTTCGTCCTCGAGGCCCACTCTCCGCTCGACATCATGAAATGGCAGTGGTTCTTGCAGCAGCGGATCCTCGAGCGACCCGGCGACGTGCTGCGGGTCAAGGGCTTTTTAGCCCTCGAGGGCATTCCGGAGCGGGTGCTGTTTCAGGCCGTGCGCGACGTGTTTTCTGCCGAACGCCAGGAACAGCCGCACGCGGGGCAGTCGCAGTTGGTGGTGATCGGACGCGGCCTGGACCCGGCCGAGTACCACGCGGCCTTTGAGGACTGCGCCCGCCCGGTGAGCGAAGCGGGGCGGGGGGCTAAACGGTGA
- a CDS encoding 3-keto-5-aminohexanoate cleavage protein: MLIEINGESVAFALEQTQRIVKRRNRAGVRVPRLLHGEGAVTWPLLLEAGRREHATRSGLEDTLYLPGGELAPDNAALVSAAHRLLAGSAEAQR; encoded by the coding sequence GTGCTCATCGAGATAAACGGCGAGAGCGTCGCCTTTGCCCTCGAGCAGACCCAGCGGATCGTGAAACGGCGGAACCGCGCCGGGGTGCGCGTCCCGCGTCTGCTGCACGGCGAGGGAGCCGTCACCTGGCCGTTGCTGCTCGAGGCCGGGCGGCGGGAGCACGCCACCCGCAGCGGCCTCGAGGACACCCTTTACCTGCCCGGCGGCGAACTGGCCCCGGACAACGCGGCCCTGGTGAGCGCGGCACACCGCCTGCTGGCGGGGAGCGCCGAAGCGCAGAGGTAA
- a CDS encoding large ribosomal subunit protein bL28, translating into MSKKCFVTGKSTVVVNSVVRRGKPKSEGGVGRKTTGISKVRKYANLQKKTVLVDGVRQKVWLSAKALRRLPENITIIR; encoded by the coding sequence ATGAGCAAGAAGTGTTTCGTCACGGGCAAGTCCACGGTCGTCGTGAATTCGGTCGTCCGCCGGGGCAAGCCCAAGTCCGAAGGTGGCGTCGGCCGCAAGACCACCGGAATCTCCAAGGTTCGCAAGTACGCCAACTTGCAGAAGAAAACCGTTCTGGTAGACGGCGTGCGCCAGAAGGTCTGGCTCTCGGCCAAGGCCCTGCGCCGCCTCCCCGAGAACATCACGATCATTCGCTGA
- the nucS gene encoding endonuclease NucS: MSLVQSRVLRAQLHQPSPSDLLEFLRAHLYSGECLVQIAGECEITYVGRAASMAEAGDYLVVVKCDGSLQVHGPRGVKPVNWQPRTDELALSLEDGRALLRAERTSPAEMVQVAFLEPALVQALELRHASGFVLSGSEAQMQAALARNPELIEPGLSVLERELLVGVGGVDLYARDAQGRFVVVELKRGKATHEAVHQLERYVTAVRAQVAAPVRGILAAPAVTAPARTQLERLGLEFREVTALPVLEEEPLQPGLF, from the coding sequence ATGTCCCTGGTACAATCGCGTGTGCTTCGGGCTCAACTTCATCAACCCAGTCCTAGCGACTTACTCGAATTTTTGCGCGCTCACCTGTACTCGGGCGAGTGCCTGGTGCAGATCGCCGGCGAGTGCGAGATCACCTATGTGGGCCGCGCCGCCTCGATGGCCGAAGCGGGCGATTACCTGGTGGTGGTCAAGTGCGACGGCAGCCTGCAGGTTCACGGGCCCCGCGGAGTCAAGCCGGTCAACTGGCAGCCGCGCACCGACGAGCTGGCTCTGAGCCTCGAGGACGGCCGGGCTCTGCTGCGCGCCGAGCGGACCAGCCCGGCCGAGATGGTACAGGTGGCTTTTCTCGAGCCGGCCCTGGTGCAGGCGCTCGAACTGCGGCACGCTTCGGGCTTCGTGCTGAGCGGCAGCGAGGCGCAGATGCAAGCGGCCCTGGCCCGCAATCCCGAGCTGATCGAGCCGGGGCTCAGCGTTCTCGAGCGCGAACTGCTGGTGGGAGTGGGCGGCGTGGACCTGTACGCCCGCGACGCCCAGGGCCGCTTCGTGGTGGTGGAGCTCAAGCGCGGCAAGGCCACGCACGAGGCCGTGCACCAGCTCGAGCGTTACGTGACCGCCGTGCGCGCCCAGGTCGCGGCCCCGGTGCGCGGGATTCTGGCCGCGCCGGCGGTGACCGCTCCGGCCCGCACCCAGCTCGAGCGTCTGGGGCTGGAGTTCCGCGAGGTGACCGCCCTGCCGGTCCTCGAGGAAGAGCCGCTGCAGCCCGGCCTGTTCTGA